One Thermus sp. CCB_US3_UF1 DNA window includes the following coding sequences:
- a CDS encoding glucodextranase DOMON-like domain-containing protein has protein sequence MLFLFQDPLGDDHGLAYLYPQAALFREAGEGYADLLAVGGEARQGRLVLKVRLARYPNPLEGSLGFSLATAVLWLDTGEGGEEELLPGLRAPRGQGWERAYVLTGFGGEVRTPEGLREPVKAWREGEWVVVDTGLPPGPYGYYGAVGLFDPFAPWYLRPTRPEGGPWTLGAPPGSPPVVDLLAPKALDQVQAYQTGVLQPLRPTRFTLRRESLWAFALGGVSLLLAFLLRRR, from the coding sequence GTGCTCTTCCTCTTCCAAGACCCCCTGGGCGACGACCACGGCCTGGCCTACCTCTACCCCCAGGCGGCCCTCTTCCGGGAGGCGGGGGAAGGCTACGCCGACCTCCTGGCCGTAGGGGGGGAGGCCCGGCAAGGCCGTCTGGTCCTGAAGGTGCGCCTGGCCCGCTACCCCAACCCCCTGGAAGGCTCCTTAGGCTTCAGCCTGGCCACGGCGGTGCTCTGGCTGGACACGGGGGAAGGGGGGGAGGAGGAACTCCTCCCCGGCCTGCGCGCCCCTCGAGGCCAAGGATGGGAAAGGGCTTATGTCCTCACCGGCTTTGGCGGGGAGGTGCGGACCCCTGAGGGACTACGGGAGCCGGTGAAGGCCTGGCGGGAAGGGGAGTGGGTGGTGGTGGATACCGGGCTTCCCCCGGGCCCCTACGGGTACTACGGGGCGGTGGGCCTCTTTGACCCCTTCGCCCCCTGGTACTTGCGCCCCACCCGCCCCGAGGGCGGGCCCTGGACCCTGGGGGCCCCCCCGGGAAGCCCCCCGGTGGTGGACCTCCTGGCCCCCAAGGCCCTGGACCAGGTCCAGGCCTACCAGACGGGGGTGCTCCAACCCTTGCGGCCCACCCGGTTCACCCTGCGGCGGGAAAGCCTTTGGGCCTTTGCCTTGGGAGGGGTTTCCCTCCTCCTGGCCTTCCTCCTAAGGCGGCGCTAG
- a CDS encoding DUF3208 domain-containing protein codes for MQAVRLFQGYLWHPRDLPLDPKALLPPEVLGARLLVDEVPPPIPFFQDGTPTHTQRFYQLTLLLLAPEPPEALKPRAEAVAQALAPLLEALPPGVGWLLLEDLRPL; via the coding sequence ATGCAGGCCGTGCGCCTCTTCCAGGGCTACCTCTGGCACCCCAGGGACCTCCCCCTGGACCCCAAGGCCCTCCTGCCCCCAGAGGTTCTAGGGGCCAGGCTTCTTGTGGACGAGGTCCCGCCCCCTATCCCCTTCTTCCAGGACGGCACCCCCACCCACACCCAGCGCTTCTACCAACTCACCCTCCTCCTCCTCGCCCCCGAACCCCCGGAGGCCCTGAAGCCCCGGGCCGAGGCCGTGGCCCAGGCCCTGGCCCCCCTCCTCGAGGCCCTCCCCCCTGGGGTGGGCTGGCTCCTCCTGGAAGACCTCCGCCCCCTCTAG
- the alr gene encoding alanine racemase has protein sequence MPLVEARAWLEVDLSALEANWNLLQARAKGEVIPVLKADAYGHGALPLARFLLARGARQVAVAHPKEGRALREGGVEGEVLLLGSLHPAEAEEALRWRLTPTLSTLEGAQALAHRARALGLFPRAHLKVDTGMNRVGFPWEEAKAALEAVEALGVRVEGVYSHLATAGEDPGFVEVQRRRFQRVREALGPGYFYHLENSHGLLLHGGDNVRVGLALYGLIPGLGLRPILRLRARPTLVKRLRPGDRVGYGGEYVARGGEWLATLPVGYADGLPRGAVRQVLGPGGEVCPVAGRISMDQTTVLLPAPVGLEAVFEVLSADFGPTGLLAWAEARGTIPYEVAVHLSRRLPRVYRHGEEVVEVLD, from the coding sequence ATGCCCCTTGTGGAGGCCCGGGCATGGCTGGAAGTGGATCTCTCGGCCCTCGAGGCCAACTGGAACCTCCTGCAGGCCAGGGCCAAGGGGGAGGTCATCCCCGTCCTCAAGGCCGATGCCTACGGCCACGGGGCCCTGCCCCTGGCCCGCTTCCTCCTGGCCAGGGGGGCTAGGCAGGTGGCCGTGGCCCATCCCAAGGAGGGCCGGGCCCTAAGGGAGGGCGGGGTGGAGGGGGAGGTCCTCCTCCTGGGGAGCCTCCACCCCGCCGAGGCGGAGGAGGCCCTGCGCTGGCGGCTTACCCCCACCCTCTCCACCCTGGAAGGAGCCCAGGCCCTGGCGCACCGGGCCCGGGCCCTGGGCCTTTTCCCCCGGGCCCATCTCAAGGTGGACACGGGGATGAACCGGGTGGGCTTCCCCTGGGAGGAGGCCAAGGCGGCCCTTGAGGCCGTGGAGGCCCTGGGGGTGCGGGTGGAGGGGGTCTATAGCCACCTGGCCACCGCCGGGGAGGACCCGGGCTTCGTGGAGGTGCAGCGGCGCCGCTTCCAGCGGGTGCGGGAGGCCCTGGGGCCCGGGTACTTCTACCACCTGGAGAACTCCCATGGCCTCCTCCTGCACGGGGGAGACAACGTCCGGGTGGGGCTTGCCCTCTACGGCCTCATCCCCGGACTCGGCCTGAGGCCCATCCTCCGCCTCCGGGCCCGGCCCACCCTGGTGAAGCGCCTGAGGCCCGGGGACCGGGTGGGGTACGGGGGGGAGTACGTGGCCCGGGGAGGGGAGTGGCTGGCCACCCTGCCCGTGGGCTACGCCGACGGCCTTCCCCGGGGGGCGGTGCGCCAGGTCCTGGGGCCCGGGGGGGAGGTCTGCCCCGTGGCCGGGCGGATCTCCATGGACCAGACCACGGTCCTCCTCCCCGCCCCCGTGGGCCTCGAGGCGGTCTTTGAGGTCTTGAGCGCCGATTTTGGCCCCACAGGGCTTCTGGCCTGGGCCGAGGCCCGGGGTACCATCCCCTACGAGGTGGCCGTCCACCTTTCCCGCCGGCTTCCCCGGGTCTACCGCCACGGCGAAGAGGTGGTGGAGGTCCTAGACTAG